In Melospiza melodia melodia isolate bMelMel2 chromosome 11, bMelMel2.pri, whole genome shotgun sequence, the following proteins share a genomic window:
- the OLFML2B gene encoding olfactomedin-like protein 2B isoform X1, producing MARPLPLLLCLAALGAGCRAESQPAGTAGPSAEPLQDEADNQENILSQLLGDYDKVKAVSEGSDCRCKCLVRPLGRGACQRINEGTFRAEDFYTVETITSGPSCKCACVAPPSALNPCEGDFRLKKLQEAESSDLKLSSIVEMLESAFYGLDLLKLHSVTTKLVGRVERLEEGMSRNWTQEGQRAGASGEEALQDPPGRANCSRLLSNSLADLEGSLQRDAEAAYAHSEGKYEERFLKDETISQQINSVESLPELHLSLEEKKPEQLLQRKLRVRSRPPSKPTIVRGVTYYKAQSTESENDIEEQRELADELFSGDNTVDLLIEDQLLRPSSRAGEPMRKPSPVGWPPTPGMAPSTVPAAGTAVTPTVPLSPAAPEPTAVSWLPPAPKAVTAPAGLAQEGTPQLPGTASTGVATATENLLVATPAGGWGDTEPSPGAWVQANTPATPVSPAIPATPKEGLEEEDIRNIIGRCKDTLSTISGPTTQNTYGRNEGAWMKDPLAQEERIYVTNYYYGNTLVEFRNLDNFKQGRWSNSYKLPYSWIGTGHVVYNGSFYYNRAFTRNIIKYDLKQRYVAAWAMLHDVAYEESTPWRWRGHSDVDFAVDENGLWVIYPAISYEGFNQEVIVLSKLNAADLSTQKETTWRTGLRKNFYGNCFVICGVLYAVDSYNKRNANISYAFDTHTNTQIIPRLLFENEYAYTTQIDYNPKDRLLYAWDNGHQVTYHVIFAY from the exons CTGCTAGGTGACTACGACAAGGTGAAGGCGGTGTCCGAGGGCTCCGACTGCCGCTGCAAATGCCTGGTCAGGCCCCTGGGCCGCGGCGCCTGCCAGAGGATTAACGAGGGCACCTTCAGAGCCGAGGACTTTTACACGGTGGAAACCATCACGTCAGGGCCCAGCTGCAAGTGTGCGTGCGTGGCCCCCCCCTCAGCTCTCAACCCTTGCGAGGGCGACttcaggctgaagaagctgcaggAGGCAGAAAGCAGCGACCTGAAG CTCTCCTCCATCGTCGAGATGCTGGAAAGTGCTTTTTACGGCTTAGACCTTCTGAAGCTGCACTCAGTCACGACCAAGCTGGTGGGCCGGGTGGAGAGGCTCGAGGAG GGCATGTCCAGGAACTGGACGCAGGAAGGCCAGCGGGCAGGAGCCAGCGGGGAGGAGGCTCTGCAGGATCCCCCTGGCAGGGCAAACTGCTCCAGGCTCCTCAGCAACAGCCTGGCCGACCTCGAGGGCTCTCTGCAGCGGGACGCTGAGGCTGCCTACGCCCACTCGGAG GGGAAATATGAAGAAAGATTCCTGAAGGATGAAACCATCTCCCAGCAGATCAACTCTGTGGAATCCCTCCCGGAGCTGCACCTCTCTCTGGAGGAGAAGAAGCCTGAGCAGCTCTTGCAGAGGAAGCTGCGGGTGAGGAGCCGGCCTCCTTCCAAGCCCACCATTGTCCGAGGGGTCACCTACTACAAAGCCCAGTCCACTGAGTCAGAGAACGACATCGAGGAGCAACGTGAGTTGG CGGACGAGCTCTTCAGCGGGGACAACACGGTGGATCTGCTGATAGAGGACCAGCTCCTGAggcccagcagcagggcaggcgaGCCCATGAGAAAGCCCTCCCCAGTGGGGTGGCCGCCCACCCCTGGCATGGCTCCCAGCACCGTGCCAGCTGCGGGCACTGCTGTGACACCCACGGTGCCGCTGTCCCCTGCCGCGCCAGAGCCCACCGCCGTGAGCTGGCTGCCCCCCGCCCCGAAGGCCGTCACTGCcccggcagggctggcacaggaggggacCCCACAGCTGCCAGGCACGGCCAGCACAGGGGTGGCCACAGCCACAGAGAACTTGCTCGTGGCCACCCCCGCTGGAGGCTGGGGTGACACGGAGCCCAGCCCGGGAGCTTGGGTCCAGGCAAACACCCCCGCAACGCCGGTCAGCCCGGCCATCCCTGCCACGCCAAAGGAGGgcctggaggaggaggacatCAGGAACATCATTG GGCGCTGCAAGGACACGCTGTCCACCATCTCGGGGCCCACCACCCAGAACACCTACGGGCGCAATGAGGGAGCCTGGATGAAGGACCCCCTGGCCCAGGAGGAGCGGATCTATGTCACCAATTACTACTATGGAAACACACTGGTGGAGTTCAGGAACCTTGACAACTTCAAGCAAG gtCGCTGGAGCAACTCCTACAAGCTCCCGTACAGCTGGATCGGGACAGGGCACGTTGTCTACAACGGTTCCTTCTACTACAACCGGGCCTTCACGCGCAACATCATCAAGTACGACCTGAAGCAGCGCTACGTGGCCGCCTGGGCCATGCTGCACGACGTGGCCTACGAGGAGTCCACCCCGTGGCGGTGGCGAGGCCACTCTGACGTGGACTTTGCCGTGGACGAGAACGGCCTGTGGGTCATCTACCCGGCCATCAGCTACGAGGGCTTCAACCAGGAGGTGATCGTGCTGAGCAAGCTGAACGCGGCCGATCTCAGCACTCAGAAGGAGACCACGTGGCGGACGGGGCTGCGCAAGAACTTCTACGGGAACTGCTTTGTCATCTGTGGGGTCCTGTACGCGGTCGACAGCTACAACAAGAGGAACGCCAACATCTCCTACGCCTTTGACACGCACACCAACACGCAGATCATCCCCAGGCTGCTCTTTGAGAACGAGTACGCCTACACCACGCAGATAGACTATAACCCCAAGGACCGCCTGCTCTACGCCTGGGACAATGGCCACCAAGTCACCTACCACGTCATCTTTGCCTACTGA
- the OLFML2B gene encoding olfactomedin-like protein 2B isoform X2 produces the protein MARPLPLLLCLAALGAGCRAESQPAGTAGPSAEPLQDEADNQENILSQLLGDYDKVKAVSEGSDCRCKCLVRPLGRGACQRINEGTFRAEDFYTVETITSGPSCKCACVAPPSALNPCEGDFRLKKLQEAESSDLKLSSIVEMLESAFYGLDLLKLHSVTTKLVGRVERLEEGMSRNWTQEGQRAGASGEEALQDPPGRANCSRLLSNSLADLEGSLQRDAEAAYAHSEGKYEERFLKDETISQQINSVESLPELHLSLEEKKPEQLLQRKLRVRSRPPSKPTIVRGVTYYKAQSTESENDIEEQPDELFSGDNTVDLLIEDQLLRPSSRAGEPMRKPSPVGWPPTPGMAPSTVPAAGTAVTPTVPLSPAAPEPTAVSWLPPAPKAVTAPAGLAQEGTPQLPGTASTGVATATENLLVATPAGGWGDTEPSPGAWVQANTPATPVSPAIPATPKEGLEEEDIRNIIGRCKDTLSTISGPTTQNTYGRNEGAWMKDPLAQEERIYVTNYYYGNTLVEFRNLDNFKQGRWSNSYKLPYSWIGTGHVVYNGSFYYNRAFTRNIIKYDLKQRYVAAWAMLHDVAYEESTPWRWRGHSDVDFAVDENGLWVIYPAISYEGFNQEVIVLSKLNAADLSTQKETTWRTGLRKNFYGNCFVICGVLYAVDSYNKRNANISYAFDTHTNTQIIPRLLFENEYAYTTQIDYNPKDRLLYAWDNGHQVTYHVIFAY, from the exons CTGCTAGGTGACTACGACAAGGTGAAGGCGGTGTCCGAGGGCTCCGACTGCCGCTGCAAATGCCTGGTCAGGCCCCTGGGCCGCGGCGCCTGCCAGAGGATTAACGAGGGCACCTTCAGAGCCGAGGACTTTTACACGGTGGAAACCATCACGTCAGGGCCCAGCTGCAAGTGTGCGTGCGTGGCCCCCCCCTCAGCTCTCAACCCTTGCGAGGGCGACttcaggctgaagaagctgcaggAGGCAGAAAGCAGCGACCTGAAG CTCTCCTCCATCGTCGAGATGCTGGAAAGTGCTTTTTACGGCTTAGACCTTCTGAAGCTGCACTCAGTCACGACCAAGCTGGTGGGCCGGGTGGAGAGGCTCGAGGAG GGCATGTCCAGGAACTGGACGCAGGAAGGCCAGCGGGCAGGAGCCAGCGGGGAGGAGGCTCTGCAGGATCCCCCTGGCAGGGCAAACTGCTCCAGGCTCCTCAGCAACAGCCTGGCCGACCTCGAGGGCTCTCTGCAGCGGGACGCTGAGGCTGCCTACGCCCACTCGGAG GGGAAATATGAAGAAAGATTCCTGAAGGATGAAACCATCTCCCAGCAGATCAACTCTGTGGAATCCCTCCCGGAGCTGCACCTCTCTCTGGAGGAGAAGAAGCCTGAGCAGCTCTTGCAGAGGAAGCTGCGGGTGAGGAGCCGGCCTCCTTCCAAGCCCACCATTGTCCGAGGGGTCACCTACTACAAAGCCCAGTCCACTGAGTCAGAGAACGACATCGAGGAGCAAC CGGACGAGCTCTTCAGCGGGGACAACACGGTGGATCTGCTGATAGAGGACCAGCTCCTGAggcccagcagcagggcaggcgaGCCCATGAGAAAGCCCTCCCCAGTGGGGTGGCCGCCCACCCCTGGCATGGCTCCCAGCACCGTGCCAGCTGCGGGCACTGCTGTGACACCCACGGTGCCGCTGTCCCCTGCCGCGCCAGAGCCCACCGCCGTGAGCTGGCTGCCCCCCGCCCCGAAGGCCGTCACTGCcccggcagggctggcacaggaggggacCCCACAGCTGCCAGGCACGGCCAGCACAGGGGTGGCCACAGCCACAGAGAACTTGCTCGTGGCCACCCCCGCTGGAGGCTGGGGTGACACGGAGCCCAGCCCGGGAGCTTGGGTCCAGGCAAACACCCCCGCAACGCCGGTCAGCCCGGCCATCCCTGCCACGCCAAAGGAGGgcctggaggaggaggacatCAGGAACATCATTG GGCGCTGCAAGGACACGCTGTCCACCATCTCGGGGCCCACCACCCAGAACACCTACGGGCGCAATGAGGGAGCCTGGATGAAGGACCCCCTGGCCCAGGAGGAGCGGATCTATGTCACCAATTACTACTATGGAAACACACTGGTGGAGTTCAGGAACCTTGACAACTTCAAGCAAG gtCGCTGGAGCAACTCCTACAAGCTCCCGTACAGCTGGATCGGGACAGGGCACGTTGTCTACAACGGTTCCTTCTACTACAACCGGGCCTTCACGCGCAACATCATCAAGTACGACCTGAAGCAGCGCTACGTGGCCGCCTGGGCCATGCTGCACGACGTGGCCTACGAGGAGTCCACCCCGTGGCGGTGGCGAGGCCACTCTGACGTGGACTTTGCCGTGGACGAGAACGGCCTGTGGGTCATCTACCCGGCCATCAGCTACGAGGGCTTCAACCAGGAGGTGATCGTGCTGAGCAAGCTGAACGCGGCCGATCTCAGCACTCAGAAGGAGACCACGTGGCGGACGGGGCTGCGCAAGAACTTCTACGGGAACTGCTTTGTCATCTGTGGGGTCCTGTACGCGGTCGACAGCTACAACAAGAGGAACGCCAACATCTCCTACGCCTTTGACACGCACACCAACACGCAGATCATCCCCAGGCTGCTCTTTGAGAACGAGTACGCCTACACCACGCAGATAGACTATAACCCCAAGGACCGCCTGCTCTACGCCTGGGACAATGGCCACCAAGTCACCTACCACGTCATCTTTGCCTACTGA